TTTCTAAATCAAAAGCCGGAAGTTTCTTCTTAATATATAATATATCCACTAACCGCTCTTTTTCTTTGTTAGTGAATTTGCAGTCAAATTCAACCATCTCAAATTTACCGAATTCTTTATCAAGATCATCTAACATTTTAGCTAACCTTTTTCCTGTTACGCTTATCATTTCTACTAGTAAACCTGCTGCAAATACACCGTCTTTTCCTTTTATATGACCTTTTATCGTTAGTCCTCCACTACTTTCCCCTCCGATTACAGCATCTATTTCTTCCATTTTTGAACTAACATATTTAAATCCTACTGGAACTTCATAACATTTTTGTCCATATTTATTTGCTATACAATCTAATAAATGTGTTGTAGCTACATTTCTTACAACTGGTCCTTCCCATCCCTTATATCTTAATAAATAGTAATATAAGAGAGACATGACTTTATTGGGATGTATGAAGCTTCCATTTTCATCAATAATACCTAATCTATCTGCATCTCCATCTGTTCCTATACCAAGATCATAATGTCTATCCACTACCATTTCACGCAATCTCTTTAATGTTACTGCACTTGGAGAAGGTAATCGTCCACCGAACATAGTATCATGTCTATCGTGTATTACATCCACTTCACATCGTGCTGTAACCAATATCAGCTGTAAAGCTGTCTTTGAAACCCCAAACATTGGATCTAATAATATTTTTAGATTTTTACTTCTTATAGCTTTGGTGTTCAGTTTTTTCAATATGGTATCTACATAGTCATTTATAGGATTAATCTCTTGTATTAAACCTGTTTCACGTGCTCTTCCAAAATCAACAGACAAAATATCTTCCTGTTTTATTTTATTAGCTAATAATTCAAGTTCATTAGTTGTTTCTACAGATGCATCTTTTCCACCTTTTGTAAATATTTTTATACCATTATATTCGGCTGGATTATGACTAGCTGTTACAGCTA
The sequence above is a segment of the Vallitalea longa genome. Coding sequences within it:
- a CDS encoding phosphoglucomutase/phosphomannomutase family protein, whose translation is MIHFGTGGWRAIIGDEFIKSNIVKVGQAISNIIKESCINKSIVIGYDRRFISDISAKWLAEIFAGNNIKVYFINKIAPTPMIMYSVKTLNLDYGLAVTASHNPAEYNGIKIFTKGGKDASVETTNELELLANKIKQEDILSVDFGRARETGLIQEINPINDYVDTILKKLNTKAIRSKNLKILLDPMFGVSKTALQLILVTARCEVDVIHDRHDTMFGGRLPSPSAVTLKRLREMVVDRHYDLGIGTDGDADRLGIIDENGSFIHPNKVMSLLYYYLLRYKGWEGPVVRNVATTHLLDCIANKYGQKCYEVPVGFKYVSSKMEEIDAVIGGESSGGLTIKGHIKGKDGVFAAGLLVEMISVTGKRLAKMLDDLDKEFGKFEMVEFDCKFTNKEKERLVDILYIKKKLPAFDLEIEKVSYLDGVKVYFKNGGWIIARFSGTEPLIRIFAEMDDKSKAEDIVNQMKQFLGIMG